Proteins encoded in a region of the Paenibacillus wynnii genome:
- a CDS encoding helix-turn-helix domain-containing protein, whose amino-acid sequence MEHVHTQYRQPADRYEMARICSMSVSYFSLLFKKITGYSYVNYVQKTRVDHAKALLRNGFAPISEIADKVGYSDPLYFSKLFSREVGMSPREYRRG is encoded by the coding sequence ATGGAACATGTGCATACGCAGTACAGGCAGCCTGCCGACAGATATGAGATGGCGAGGATCTGCTCGATGTCCGTCAGTTATTTTTCGCTGCTGTTCAAGAAAATCACGGGTTACAGCTATGTCAATTACGTGCAGAAGACCCGGGTGGACCACGCCAAGGCGCTTCTGCGGAACGGATTCGCCCCCATTTCAGAGATTGCTGATAAGGTGGGTTATTCGGATCCGCTGTACTTCTCCAAGCTGTTCTCGCGAGAGGTTGGAATGTCTCCGAGAGAGTACAGACGGGGATAG
- a CDS encoding D-2-hydroxyacid dehydrogenase codes for MTTIVVLDGYTLNPGDLNWENFKELGDVKIYDRTLPEEIIARAEQADIVLTNKTVLSAETINKLPNLKYIGVLATGYNVVDTEAARERDIPVTNIPTYGTQSVAQFVFALLLELCHRVQRHGDSVHEGEWSQCPDFCYTKSPLVELDGKTMGIIGAGRIGLQTAHIARAFGMRVLAVDDGGKSGISDGVEWTDLTTLLKESDVISLHCPLLEDTRRIIRAERLALMKPNCFLINTSRGPLIDEADLAEALHKGTIGGAALDVLAVEPPTADNPLLHAPNCIITPHIAWATKEARSRLMDIAYDNVRGFLSGTSVNVVNR; via the coding sequence ATGACAACCATAGTGGTTTTAGACGGATATACCTTGAATCCAGGGGATTTAAACTGGGAGAACTTCAAGGAGCTTGGAGATGTGAAGATTTATGACAGGACGCTCCCGGAGGAGATCATTGCACGGGCAGAGCAAGCAGATATAGTATTGACCAACAAAACGGTGCTGTCTGCCGAGACCATAAACAAGCTGCCAAATTTGAAATATATCGGGGTGCTGGCCACAGGCTATAATGTAGTGGATACGGAGGCTGCCCGGGAGCGGGATATACCGGTAACGAACATCCCCACTTACGGCACGCAATCCGTTGCCCAGTTCGTATTTGCCTTGCTGCTAGAGCTCTGCCATCGGGTGCAGCGGCACGGCGATTCGGTTCATGAGGGTGAGTGGAGCCAATGTCCCGACTTCTGCTATACGAAGTCGCCACTGGTGGAGCTGGACGGCAAGACCATGGGAATTATCGGGGCTGGCAGAATCGGATTGCAGACCGCCCATATTGCCAGAGCCTTCGGCATGCGAGTCTTGGCCGTGGACGATGGCGGGAAATCAGGCATCTCGGACGGGGTCGAATGGACAGACCTGACGACTCTGCTGAAGGAATCCGATGTGATAAGCCTGCATTGCCCTCTTCTGGAGGACACTAGGCGGATCATCCGGGCGGAGCGCCTTGCGCTGATGAAGCCTAACTGCTTCTTAATCAATACGTCCCGAGGCCCGCTGATCGACGAGGCAGACCTGGCGGAAGCCCTGCATAAGGGGACGATTGGAGGCGCTGCTCTAGACGTACTGGCAGTTGAGCCGCCGACGGCGGATAACCCGCTGCTCCATGCGCCGAACTGCATAATCACGCCACACATTGCATGGGCTACCAAGGAAGCCCGTTCCCGCCTGATGGATATTGCTTACGACAACGTGCGCGGGTTCTTATCAGGGACCTCCGTGAATGTGGTAAACCGCTAA
- a CDS encoding pyridoxamine 5'-phosphate oxidase family protein, which translates to MSDLNNSHKEAVETVKELIKGIDTAMFTTVSAEGLVSRPMKTQEIEFNGDLWFLTKKDTSKFEELLHDPRVNIVYADKSYVSIRGTAKFVEDLGKKKELWSAGYDTILQTSYDDPNVILIQVQAEAAEYWKSGNLTEKATFFFKRLTKQNTEQSSLNQTIVLK; encoded by the coding sequence ATGTCCGATTTGAACAACAGTCACAAGGAAGCTGTCGAGACGGTTAAAGAGCTGATCAAGGGCATCGATACAGCGATGTTCACGACGGTTTCGGCCGAAGGATTGGTATCCCGCCCCATGAAGACACAGGAAATTGAGTTCAACGGAGATTTATGGTTCCTAACCAAGAAGGATACCAGCAAGTTCGAGGAACTCCTTCATGATCCGAGGGTTAACATCGTATACGCTGATAAATCCTATGTTTCCATCCGAGGAACGGCCAAGTTCGTAGAGGATTTGGGCAAGAAAAAAGAATTGTGGAGTGCAGGGTACGATACGATTCTTCAGACCAGCTATGATGACCCTAATGTGATCCTGATTCAGGTACAAGCCGAAGCGGCCGAATATTGGAAAAGCGGCAACCTGACGGAGAAGGCGACTTTTTTCTTTAAACGCCTAACCAAGCAGAATACAGAGCAGTCTAGTCTTAATCAGACCATCGTATTAAAATAG
- a CDS encoding sensor domain-containing diguanylate cyclase yields MLTLLILTILYGVPAFFLLYMALEIHFKNRLNLLHRLSSAMLLLTSVWFSIELWKNTSNPDAALFKGVVLYIEYPILCLSMMIGMHQVFLITNKFERYSKTLLMAVSYVPMGLFMLTIPLNGWMYQELSVFGQTGSQQTGLGFSIFVVLNLAYYTVEIIMLAWFRSKNETEFKKVRVWLKGLLLSIAWFITVGILEAKFYEYIRSISPFGILFLALSIRISILKYSSFPTYEERFLKLFQLIPDAILLLNKKGIVTEANTAALNLLGAKNGEVRGQPLASMFHPEDKERISDYLVQMAHNGNKPSFMEIRCKRLNGDSMVLALNSDNLDVEYDLMQFLIIRDITVAKQSEERISYLAYHDGLTGLLNRVSFQRDLEALMDKKQQFALLSLDLDDFKNINDTYGHQAGDSALQHMAKKIGEMAVIDESAYRLGGDEFVLLLPGVAQLGEAEERAARIRETLRTPMTYSHYEIEVRTSIGIGLYPNDGDTAEGLVRATDHAMYRDKKSRKSLE; encoded by the coding sequence ATGCTCACACTATTAATTTTAACAATCCTCTATGGAGTGCCGGCCTTTTTCTTACTTTATATGGCTTTGGAAATCCATTTTAAGAATCGGTTGAACCTATTGCACCGGCTAAGTTCGGCCATGCTTCTGTTGACGTCCGTCTGGTTCAGCATCGAACTATGGAAGAACACGTCGAATCCGGATGCCGCTCTGTTCAAGGGAGTCGTCTTATATATTGAATACCCGATCCTATGTCTTAGTATGATGATCGGAATGCATCAAGTGTTTCTTATCACCAATAAATTTGAAAGATATTCGAAGACACTCTTGATGGCCGTTAGCTATGTGCCTATGGGCCTATTCATGCTAACCATTCCCCTGAATGGTTGGATGTACCAAGAATTATCCGTATTCGGTCAAACGGGTTCCCAGCAAACAGGCTTAGGCTTCTCCATCTTTGTCGTTTTGAACTTGGCCTATTACACAGTTGAAATCATCATGCTAGCGTGGTTTAGGAGTAAAAATGAAACGGAATTTAAAAAGGTCCGCGTTTGGCTGAAAGGCCTATTATTATCAATAGCATGGTTTATTACGGTCGGTATACTAGAGGCTAAGTTTTACGAATACATTCGATCAATCAGTCCGTTCGGTATCCTGTTTTTGGCGTTATCCATTCGAATTTCGATTCTGAAGTACTCCTCATTCCCCACCTATGAAGAGCGGTTTCTCAAATTATTCCAGCTTATACCCGATGCTATCTTGCTTTTGAATAAAAAAGGAATCGTAACGGAAGCTAACACAGCCGCCTTAAATCTGCTGGGTGCAAAGAATGGGGAAGTCAGGGGTCAACCCTTAGCCTCTATGTTTCATCCGGAGGATAAGGAAAGGATCTCCGACTATCTGGTCCAAATGGCGCATAACGGGAATAAGCCGAGTTTTATGGAAATCCGGTGTAAACGCCTCAACGGCGACAGCATGGTCCTAGCCCTGAATTCCGACAACCTGGATGTTGAATATGACCTCATGCAGTTTCTTATTATTCGCGATATTACTGTTGCCAAACAATCGGAGGAGAGAATCTCCTATCTGGCCTATCATGACGGATTGACCGGGCTGCTCAACCGGGTATCATTCCAGAGGGATCTGGAGGCCTTAATGGACAAGAAGCAGCAATTTGCATTATTATCGTTGGATTTGGATGACTTCAAAAATATCAATGATACATATGGCCATCAGGCAGGAGACAGTGCTCTGCAGCACATGGCGAAGAAGATCGGGGAAATGGCCGTTATCGATGAAAGCGCATACCGCTTGGGAGGCGATGAATTCGTTCTGTTATTGCCCGGTGTAGCTCAATTGGGCGAAGCGGAGGAGCGTGCCGCGCGAATTCGTGAGACCCTGAGAACGCCGATGACCTATTCCCACTATGAGATTGAAGTGAGAACCAGTATAGGTATCGGGCTGTATCCCAATGATGGAGATACAGCCGAAGGACTGGTCCGGGCCACGGACCATGCCATGTACCGTGACAAAAAGAGTCGTAAATCATTAGAATAA